One Agelaius phoeniceus isolate bAgePho1 chromosome 8, bAgePho1.hap1, whole genome shotgun sequence genomic region harbors:
- the CZIB gene encoding CXXC motif containing zinc binding protein isoform X2: MDSAPLKGGRGSATMVQKCKLCSRENSIDILSQTIKPYNAEDSEKFKTIVEFECRGLEPVDFQPQAGFAAEGAESGTPFNDINLLEKDWNDYDEKTKESVGIYEVTHKFVKC, from the exons ATG GACAGCGCTCCCCTGAAGGGCGGCCGAGGAAGCGCCACGATGGTGCAGAAGTGcaagctgtgctccagggagAACTCCATTG atATTTTAAGTCAGACAATCAAGCCTTACAAT GCTGAAGACAGCGAGAAATTCAAAACAATTGTGGAATTTGAATGCCGAGGTCTGGAACCAGTCGACTTTCAACCACAG gcagggtttgctgctgaAGGCGCAGAATCTGGCACACCTTTCAATGACATCAACTTGTTAGAAAAG GATTGGAATGACTATGATGAAAAAACAAAGGAATCTGTTGGAATCTATGAAGTTACCCATAAATTTGTAAAATGCTGA
- the MAGOH gene encoding protein mago nashi homolog isoform X2: MASDFYLRYYVGHKGKFGHEFLEFEFRPDGKLRYANNSNYKNDVMIRKEAYVHKSVMEELKRIIDDSEITKEDDALWPPPDRVGRQELEIVIGDEHISFTTSKIGSLIDVNQSKDPEGLRVFYYLVQDLKCLVFSLIGLHFKIKPI, encoded by the exons ATGGCGAGTGATTTCTATCTCCGCTACTATGTGGGGCACAAGGGGAAATTCGGACACGAGTTCCTCGAGTTTGAGTTCCGGCCTGACG GAAAGCTGCGCTACGCCAACAACAGCAACTACAAGAACGATGTGATGATCCGAAAGGAG GCTTATGTGCACAAGAGTGTGATGGAAGAGCTGAAGAGAATAATCGACGACAGTGAAATCACGAAAGAAGATGATGCTCTGTGGCCTCCTCCTGACAGAGTGGGCAGACAG gaacTTGAGATAGTAATTGGTGACGAACACATCTCCTTTACCACGTCAAAAATCGGTTCCCTCATTGATGTAAATCAGTCCAA AGATCCAGAAGGCTTGAGAGTATTCTACTACCTGGTCCAGGACCTTAAATGTCTCGTCTTCAGTCTTATTGGACTCCACTTCAAGATTAAGCCAATTTAA
- the MAGOH gene encoding protein mago nashi homolog isoform X1 — protein MTQILCREPWRVISISATMWGTRGNSDTSSSSLSSGLTPLPAGKLRYANNSNYKNDVMIRKEAYVHKSVMEELKRIIDDSEITKEDDALWPPPDRVGRQELEIVIGDEHISFTTSKIGSLIDVNQSKDPEGLRVFYYLVQDLKCLVFSLIGLHFKIKPI, from the exons ATGACGCAGATCCTCTGTAGAGAGCCATGGCGAGTGATTTCTATCTCCGCTACTATGTGGGGCACAAGGGGAAATTCGGACACGAGTTCCTCGAGTTTGAGTTCCGGCCTGACG CCTCTCCCCGCAGGAAAGCTGCGCTACGCCAACAACAGCAACTACAAGAACGATGTGATGATCCGAAAGGAG GCTTATGTGCACAAGAGTGTGATGGAAGAGCTGAAGAGAATAATCGACGACAGTGAAATCACGAAAGAAGATGATGCTCTGTGGCCTCCTCCTGACAGAGTGGGCAGACAG gaacTTGAGATAGTAATTGGTGACGAACACATCTCCTTTACCACGTCAAAAATCGGTTCCCTCATTGATGTAAATCAGTCCAA AGATCCAGAAGGCTTGAGAGTATTCTACTACCTGGTCCAGGACCTTAAATGTCTCGTCTTCAGTCTTATTGGACTCCACTTCAAGATTAAGCCAATTTAA
- the CZIB gene encoding CXXC motif containing zinc binding protein isoform X1, with product MGRIGLQLRATLENITRLRAEGEDFRWYLKLKCGNCGEVSEKWQYLRLMDSAPLKGGRGSATMVQKCKLCSRENSIDILSQTIKPYNAEDSEKFKTIVEFECRGLEPVDFQPQAGFAAEGAESGTPFNDINLLEKDWNDYDEKTKESVGIYEVTHKFVKC from the exons ATGGGG AGGATCGGGCTGCAGCTCCGCGCCACGCTGGAGAACATCACCCGGCTGCGGGCCGAGGGCGAGGACTTCCGATGGTACCTCAag CTGAAATGTGGGAACTGCGGTGAAGTGTCCGAAAAGTGGCAGTACCTGCGGCTGATG GACAGCGCTCCCCTGAAGGGCGGCCGAGGAAGCGCCACGATGGTGCAGAAGTGcaagctgtgctccagggagAACTCCATTG atATTTTAAGTCAGACAATCAAGCCTTACAAT GCTGAAGACAGCGAGAAATTCAAAACAATTGTGGAATTTGAATGCCGAGGTCTGGAACCAGTCGACTTTCAACCACAG gcagggtttgctgctgaAGGCGCAGAATCTGGCACACCTTTCAATGACATCAACTTGTTAGAAAAG GATTGGAATGACTATGATGAAAAAACAAAGGAATCTGTTGGAATCTATGAAGTTACCCATAAATTTGTAAAATGCTGA
- the CPT2 gene encoding carnitine O-palmitoyltransferase 2, mitochondrial, whose translation MAARQLLRTAPGRRGYSGAGAAEFLHRSIVPTMHYQKSLPRLPVPKLEDTIKRYLNAQKPLLNDEQFRKTEELAHAFEKGIGRELHEQLVAQDNQNKHTSYITGPWFDMYLKAREPVLLNFNPFMSFNPDPKPEYNDQLIRATNMTVSAIRFMKTFRAGYLEPEVFHLNPEKSDTEIFKKIIRFVPSSISWFGAYMVNAYPLDMSQYFRLFNSTRIPKLNKDELYTDEKAKHLLVLRNGNFYVFDVIDRDGNMLKPSEIQAHLKYILSDSSPAPAFPLGYLTSENRDTWASLRKNLQDNGNAEALQKVDSAIFCLSLDDFPIKDLVHLSHTMLHGDGANRWYDKSFSLIITKDGTAGINFEHSWGDGVAVLRFQNEVFKDSTTTPAISPQSQPASVDSSRAVQKLDFKLNDALKAGITKAKQTFDATVESLSLNMIQFQEGGKELLKQKKVSPDAVAQLAFQMAFLRQYDQTVATYESCSTAAFKHGRTETIRPASVHTKKCSEAFVKGLSKHSTEELQNLIVECSKYHGRLTKEAAMGQGFDRHLFSLRYLALSKGLPLPQFYQDQAYARLNHNIISTSTLVSPAVQLGGFGPVVADGFGVGYQVQDDWIGCNVSSYPARNGKEYLQCIHKSLEDIFNVLKGKKIGS comes from the exons ATGGCGGCGCGGCAGCTGCTGAGGACGGCTCCGGGGCGGCGCGGCTACAGCGGCGCGGGCGCCGCCGAGTTCCTGCACCGCAGCATCGTGCCCACCATGCACTACCAGAAGAGCCTGCCCAG ACTGCCAGTTCCCAAGCTAGAAGATACAATTAAGAGATACCTGAATGCCCAGAAACCACTTTTAAATGATGAGCAGTTCAG GAAAACTGAAGAACTTGCTCATGCCTTTGAAAAGGGGATTGGAAGAGAGCTGCATGAGCAACTGGTTGCTCAAGACAATCAAAACAAGCATACAAGTTACATTACAG GTCCCTGGTTTGACATGTACCTAAAAGCACGTGAGCCTGTTCTTTTGAATTTTAATCCATTTATGTCTTTTAATCCTGATCCAAAACCAGAATACAACGATCAGCTCATACGAGCTACGAACATGACTGTTTCTGCCATACGTTTTATGAAGACCTTCAGGGCTGGTTACCTTGAACCTGAGGTTTTTCACCTCAATCCAGAAAAAAGTGACACTgagatctttaaaaaaataatccgATTTGTGCCTTCTTCAATCTCTTGGTTTGGTGCCTACATGGTCAATGCTTACCCCCTAGATATGTCTCAGTACTTCAGGCTTTTCAATTCTACACGGATTCCTAAGCTCAACAAAGATGAGCTTTATACAGATGAGAAGGCAAAACACTTATTAGTGTtgagaaatggaaatttttatGTGTTTGATGTTATTGATAGAGATGGAAACATGCTGAAACCCTCAGAAATACAAGCACACCTGAAATACATCCTTAGTGACAGCAGTCCGGCCCCGGCCTTCCCTCTTGGCTACCTCACCAGTGAAAACCGAGATACATGGGCATCGCTGAGGAAGAATCTACAGGACAATGGCAATGCAGAAGCTCTTCAAAAAGTAGACTCTGCCATATTTTGTTTAAGTTTAGATGATTTTCCCATTAAAGACTTAGTGCACTTGTCCCACACTATGTTGCACGGAGATGGTGCAAACCGCTGGTACGACAAATCCTTTAGTCTTATCATAACTAAGGATGGCACTGCAGGAATTAATTTTGAGCATTCCTGGGGAGATGGTGTGGCTGTGCTCAGGTTCCAGAATGAGGTTTTTAAAGACAGCACCACGACACCAGCCATCAGCCCCCAGTCCCAGCCTGCTTCAGTTGATTCTTCCAGAGCAGTGCAGAAACTTGACTTTAAGCTGAACGATGCCTTAAAAGCAGGGATTACCAAAGCCAAACAGACATTTGATGCCACTGTAGAATCACTGTCTCTTAACATGATTCAGTTCCAAGAAGGGGGCAAGGAGCTTCTAAAGCAGAAGAAGGTGAGCCCAGATGCTGTGGCTCAGCTGGCCTTCCAGATGGCTTTCCTTCGCCAGTATGACCAGACTGTGGCCACGTACGAGTCCTGCAGCACCGCAGCCTTCAAGCACGGCCGCACAGAGACCATCCGGCCTGCCTCTGTGCACACCAAGAAATGCTCTGAAGCCTTTGTCAAGGGACTCTCCAAACACagcactgaggagctgcagaatcTGATAGTGGAGTGCTCCAAGTACCACGGCCGTTTGACAAAGGAGGCTGCCATGG GCCAGGGCTTTGACCGGCACCTGTTCAGCCTGCGCTACCTGGCCTTGTCCAAGGGGCTGCCACTGCCGCAATTCTATCAAGACCAGGCCTACGCCCGCCTCAACCACAACATCATTTCCACCAGCACCTTGGTGAGCCCGGCTGTGCAGCTGGGAGGCTTTGGCCCCGTGGTGGCCGATGGCTTTGGAGTAGGGTATCAGGTACAAGATGACTGGATAGGTTGTAATGTTTCCTCTTACCCGGCTAGGAATGGTAAAGAATACCTGCAGTGTATACACAAGTCACTAGAAGATATCTTTAATGTTTTGAAGGGCAAGAAAATTGGTAGTTAG